A section of the Streptomyces xinghaiensis S187 genome encodes:
- a CDS encoding TetR/AcrR family transcriptional regulator produces the protein MGAVTTVRGPKQDRSRATRQRLLEAAVACLAEHGWSGSTVTVVAERAGVSRGAAQHHFPTREDLFTAAVEHVAEERSAALRAMLSGEGAVRGGKAAPGGRTRAVVEAIVALYTGPLFRAALHLWVAASNEEQLKPRVTALEARIGRESHRMAVGLLGADESVPGVRETVQGLLDMARGLGLATLLTDDAARRDRVVAQWARILDDTLGRGPGATGEHGDS, from the coding sequence ATGGGCGCGGTGACGACGGTCCGCGGCCCGAAGCAGGACCGCAGCCGCGCCACCCGGCAGCGGCTGCTGGAGGCGGCGGTCGCCTGCCTGGCCGAACACGGCTGGAGCGGCAGCACGGTTACGGTCGTCGCCGAGCGCGCCGGGGTGTCCCGCGGCGCGGCGCAGCACCACTTCCCCACCCGGGAGGATCTGTTCACGGCGGCGGTCGAACATGTGGCGGAGGAACGCTCGGCGGCGCTGCGCGCGATGCTGAGCGGCGAGGGGGCCGTGCGGGGCGGGAAAGCGGCGCCGGGCGGCCGCACCCGGGCCGTCGTGGAGGCGATCGTCGCCCTCTACACGGGGCCGCTGTTCCGGGCCGCGCTGCACCTCTGGGTGGCCGCCTCGAACGAGGAGCAGCTGAAGCCGCGCGTCACCGCGCTGGAGGCCCGTATCGGCCGGGAGAGCCACCGGATGGCGGTCGGACTGCTCGGCGCCGACGAATCGGTGCCGGGGGTCCGCGAAACGGTGCAGGGCCTGCTGGACATGGCCCGGGGCCTCGGCCTGGCCACGCTCCTCACGGACGACGCGGCCCGCCGCGACCGGGTGGTGGCCCAGTGGGCCCGCATCCTGGACGACACGCTCGGCCGGGGGCCCGGCGCAACCGGGGAGCACGGGGACTCCTGA
- the pdxH gene encoding pyridoxamine 5'-phosphate oxidase, producing MREHYRSGGLYEGDLAGAPMEQFARWFRQASESGLYEPNAMVVSTVDASGRPSSRTVLLKGFDERGFVFFTNYTSRKGREIDTNPYVALLFPWHPIARQVLVEGVAERVGRDETVAYFRTRPHGSQLGAWASRQSELVVSREELDRSYGELADRYPPGEQVPVPPEWGGYRVFPEAVEFWQGRENRLHDRLRYIRSATAKGWTVQRVCP from the coding sequence ATGCGCGAGCACTACCGCTCGGGAGGTCTGTACGAGGGGGATCTCGCCGGGGCGCCGATGGAGCAGTTCGCCCGGTGGTTCCGGCAGGCGTCGGAGAGCGGCCTCTACGAGCCGAACGCCATGGTGGTCTCCACGGTCGATGCCAGCGGCCGGCCCAGCTCGCGGACGGTCCTGCTGAAGGGCTTCGACGAACGCGGGTTCGTCTTCTTCACGAACTACACCTCGCGCAAGGGCCGGGAGATCGACACCAACCCGTATGTGGCGCTGCTGTTCCCCTGGCACCCCATCGCCCGCCAGGTGCTGGTGGAGGGGGTGGCCGAACGGGTCGGCCGGGACGAGACGGTGGCGTACTTCCGCACCCGCCCGCACGGCTCGCAGCTCGGCGCCTGGGCGAGCCGCCAGTCGGAGCTGGTGGTCTCCCGGGAGGAACTCGACCGTTCCTACGGGGAGCTGGCCGACCGCTATCCGCCGGGCGAGCAGGTGCCGGTGCCGCCGGAGTGGGGCGGGTACCGGGTCTTCCCGGAGGCGGTCGAGTTCTGGCAGGGCCGCGAGAACCGCCTCCACGACCGGCTGCGCTACATCCGCTCCGCGACGGCGAAGGGCTGGACGGTCCAGCGGGTGTGCCCGTAG
- a CDS encoding PAS domain-containing protein → MTAQRPSGSGPVPSARPAGPGRETPCPPPDCEDSDLLAALLDGMDAALCAFDADGVVTHWNREAERILGWSAEEAVGRPGFAGWAVRTADADEVQGRLMAAMDSPGRQVHEFALLTKDGGRVLVRTQSAAVRGAKGEPAGVYCAFSEVHAQIDLERSLALSDALFEDAAWGVVLVDADLRPAVVGGHAARTLGRERAELLGRPLGDLLSQGAEELESSLQHVLAEGTPPAPSDLWVTLRPARSDGTGGTGATGGAPEAAGAGRDGGGRRCWRSGFVRLASPLAEEPVPLGVAWFFQDVTETKLLEREGSLLRFRGNQLHRAGISAAECEDPAEAATVHVDFALAGFADHALLDLLAPDGPAAGRLVRAAATPTGAGGPCSAIEPGGIPVGYPEGHPAPRAVERTGSVRSSAITGGAADPRDWARARQWPEDSVHALCVVLRSRGRTLGVLTFLRGASRRPFERQDAVYAEDVAVRTAVLLDLAGVTRPGR, encoded by the coding sequence GTGACTGCTCAACGGCCTTCCGGCTCAGGCCCCGTCCCGTCGGCGCGTCCCGCCGGCCCCGGCCGGGAGACTCCTTGTCCCCCGCCGGACTGCGAGGACTCCGACCTGCTGGCCGCGCTGCTGGACGGCATGGACGCCGCCCTCTGCGCCTTCGACGCCGACGGTGTCGTCACCCACTGGAACCGCGAGGCCGAACGCATCCTCGGCTGGTCGGCGGAGGAGGCGGTCGGCCGGCCCGGCTTCGCCGGCTGGGCGGTCCGCACGGCCGACGCCGACGAGGTGCAGGGCCGGCTGATGGCGGCGATGGACTCCCCGGGCCGCCAGGTGCACGAATTCGCGCTGCTCACCAAGGACGGCGGCCGGGTCCTCGTCCGCACCCAGTCGGCCGCCGTGCGGGGCGCGAAGGGGGAGCCCGCGGGCGTCTACTGCGCGTTCAGCGAGGTGCACGCCCAGATCGACCTGGAACGGTCCCTGGCGCTGAGCGACGCCCTGTTCGAGGACGCCGCCTGGGGCGTGGTCCTGGTGGACGCCGATCTGCGCCCGGCCGTGGTGGGCGGTCACGCGGCGCGCACCCTCGGCCGGGAACGGGCCGAGCTGCTGGGACGCCCGCTGGGGGATCTGCTGTCGCAGGGCGCGGAGGAACTGGAGAGCTCGCTCCAGCACGTGCTGGCGGAGGGCACACCCCCCGCCCCCAGCGACCTGTGGGTGACCCTGCGCCCCGCACGGAGCGACGGCACCGGCGGCACGGGCGCCACGGGCGGCGCCCCGGAGGCGGCCGGAGCCGGGCGCGACGGCGGCGGGCGCCGCTGCTGGCGCAGCGGCTTCGTCCGGCTGGCGTCACCGCTCGCGGAGGAGCCGGTGCCGCTGGGCGTCGCCTGGTTCTTCCAGGACGTCACGGAGACGAAACTGCTGGAGCGGGAGGGCTCGCTGCTGCGCTTCCGCGGCAACCAGCTGCACCGCGCGGGGATCTCGGCGGCCGAGTGCGAGGACCCGGCCGAGGCGGCGACCGTCCATGTCGACTTCGCCCTCGCCGGGTTCGCGGACCACGCGCTGCTCGACCTGCTGGCCCCGGACGGACCGGCCGCCGGCCGGCTGGTCCGGGCCGCGGCCACGCCGACCGGTGCGGGGGGCCCGTGCTCGGCGATCGAACCGGGCGGCATCCCCGTGGGCTACCCGGAGGGCCACCCCGCGCCGCGGGCCGTGGAGCGCACCGGTTCCGTGCGCTCCTCCGCGATCACCGGGGGTGCCGCGGACCCGCGCGACTGGGCGCGGGCCCGGCAGTGGCCGGAGGACTCGGTGCACGCGCTCTGCGTCGTCCTGCGCAGCCGCGGCCGGACCCTGGGCGTGCTGACGTTCCTGCGGGGCGCGAGCCGCCGGCCGTTCGAACGCCAGGACGCGGTGTACGCGGAGGACGTGGCGGTCCGCACGGCCGTCCTGCTGGACCTGGCCGGGGTGACGCGCCCCGGCCGGTGA
- a CDS encoding alpha/beta fold hydrolase, translating into MVRRINTTGADGVRLAAWEFADPPKGVREGEAAPGVLLLHGLMGRASHWAETARWLSARHHAVALDQRGHGRSEKPARGPYTREAYVADAEAVLERLELGPAVLIGHAMGALTAWQLAARRPDLVRALVICDMRASALGARSQREWEEWFASWPLPFATLADVRTWFGEDDPGLERPRPSRGDFFAEVMAERADGWRPVFSRRAMLRARESWVHDAHWDELAQVRCPTLVVRGLDGELGRAEAQEMVRVLPRGTYAEVPDAGHLVHYDRPEGWRSVVEPFLENVTPA; encoded by the coding sequence ATGGTTCGGCGCATCAACACGACCGGAGCCGACGGAGTCCGGCTGGCCGCCTGGGAGTTCGCCGACCCGCCCAAGGGCGTGCGGGAGGGCGAGGCGGCTCCGGGGGTCCTGCTCCTGCACGGGCTGATGGGGCGCGCGTCCCACTGGGCGGAGACGGCCCGCTGGCTCTCCGCGCGCCACCACGCCGTCGCCCTCGACCAACGGGGCCACGGGCGCAGCGAGAAGCCCGCCCGCGGACCGTACACCCGGGAGGCCTACGTCGCCGACGCCGAGGCCGTTCTGGAGCGGCTGGAGCTCGGCCCGGCCGTGCTGATCGGCCACGCCATGGGCGCCCTGACGGCATGGCAGCTCGCCGCCCGCCGCCCCGACCTCGTCCGGGCGCTGGTGATCTGCGACATGCGCGCCTCCGCGCTCGGCGCCCGTTCGCAGCGCGAGTGGGAGGAGTGGTTCGCGTCCTGGCCGCTGCCCTTCGCGACCCTCGCGGACGTCCGCACGTGGTTCGGCGAGGACGATCCGGGCCTGGAGCGCCCCCGGCCGTCCCGCGGCGACTTCTTCGCCGAGGTGATGGCCGAGCGCGCCGACGGCTGGCGCCCGGTCTTCTCCCGCCGGGCGATGCTGCGGGCGCGGGAGTCGTGGGTGCACGACGCCCACTGGGACGAACTGGCGCAGGTGCGGTGCCCCACCCTCGTCGTGCGGGGCCTCGACGGCGAACTCGGCCGTGCCGAGGCCCAGGAGATGGTCCGGGTGCTGCCCCGGGGCACGTACGCCGAGGTGCCGGACGCGGGGCATCTGGTCCACTACGACCGGCCCGAGGGCTGGCGGTCGGTCGTCGAACCGTTCCTGGAGAACGTGACGCCGGCCTGA
- a CDS encoding citrate synthase 2 yields the protein MSDFVPGLEGVVAFETEIAEPDKEGGALRYRGVDIEDLVGHVSFGNVWGLLVDGAFNPGLPPAEPFPIPVHSGDIRVDVQSALAMLAPVWGLKPLLDIDESQARDDLARAAVMALSYVAQSARGQGLPMVPQREIDKADTVVERFMKRWRGEPDPRHVKAVDAYWTSAAEHGMNASTFTARVIASTGADVAAALSGAVGAMSGPLHGGAPSRVLGMIEEIERTGDATAYVKKSLDKGERLMGFGHRVYRAEDPRARVLRRTAKELAAPRYEVAEALESAALEELHNRRPDRVLATNVEFWAAIVLDFAEVPAHMFTSMFTCARTAGWSAHILEQKRTGRLVRPSARYIGPGTRNPREVEGFADIAG from the coding sequence ATGTCCGACTTCGTACCCGGACTCGAAGGAGTCGTCGCGTTCGAGACGGAGATCGCCGAACCGGACAAGGAAGGCGGCGCCCTCCGCTACCGCGGCGTCGACATCGAGGACCTCGTCGGCCACGTCTCCTTCGGCAACGTCTGGGGCCTCCTCGTCGACGGCGCCTTCAACCCCGGCCTGCCGCCCGCCGAGCCGTTCCCCATCCCCGTCCACTCCGGTGACATCCGCGTCGACGTCCAGTCCGCGCTCGCCATGCTCGCCCCCGTCTGGGGCCTGAAACCGCTCCTCGACATCGACGAGTCCCAGGCCCGCGACGACCTCGCCCGGGCCGCCGTCATGGCGCTCTCCTACGTCGCCCAGTCGGCGCGCGGCCAGGGCCTGCCGATGGTCCCGCAGCGGGAGATCGACAAGGCCGACACCGTCGTCGAGCGCTTCATGAAGCGCTGGCGCGGCGAGCCCGACCCCAGGCACGTCAAGGCCGTCGACGCCTACTGGACCTCCGCCGCCGAGCACGGCATGAACGCCTCCACCTTCACCGCCCGCGTCATCGCCTCCACCGGCGCCGACGTCGCCGCGGCGCTCTCCGGCGCCGTGGGCGCCATGTCCGGCCCGCTGCACGGCGGCGCGCCGTCCCGCGTGCTCGGCATGATCGAGGAGATCGAGCGCACCGGCGACGCCACCGCCTACGTCAAGAAGTCCCTCGACAAGGGCGAGCGCCTCATGGGCTTCGGCCACCGCGTCTACCGCGCCGAGGACCCGCGGGCCCGCGTGCTGCGCCGCACCGCCAAGGAACTGGCCGCGCCGCGCTACGAGGTCGCCGAGGCGCTGGAAAGCGCCGCCCTGGAGGAGCTGCACAACCGGCGCCCCGACCGGGTGCTCGCCACGAACGTCGAGTTCTGGGCCGCCATCGTGCTCGACTTCGCCGAGGTGCCCGCGCACATGTTCACCTCGATGTTCACCTGCGCCCGCACGGCCGGCTGGTCCGCGCACATCCTGGAGCAGAAGCGCACGGGCCGCCTGGTGCGCCCCTCGGCCCGCTACATCGGCCCGGGCACCCGGAACCCGCGCGAGGTCGAGGGCTTCGCGGACATCGCCGGCTGA
- a CDS encoding enoyl-CoA hydratase family protein — MTDAQAPAQQPEQQPEQQPEQPSARPLVRRATERGVTTLTLDSPHNRNALSTRLVTELHEALAEAAADADVRAVLLTHTGTTFCAGADLTEAGSADAASAPLGLARLLRTVTELPKPVVARVTGHVRAGGLGLLGCCDISVAGPGTSFAFTEARLGLAPAVISLPLLPRLDPRAAARYYLTGERFDGDEASRIGLVTVSAEDPDAALAPILDGLRRASPQGLAESKKLVTADVLRRFDRDTGELAGQSARLFASAEAREGMTAFLERRGPAWAR; from the coding sequence ATGACCGACGCACAGGCCCCGGCACAGCAGCCGGAACAGCAGCCGGAACAGCAGCCGGAACAGCCCTCCGCGCGGCCCCTGGTGCGCCGCGCGACCGAACGCGGCGTCACCACGCTCACCCTCGACTCGCCGCACAACCGCAACGCGCTCTCCACCCGCCTCGTCACCGAACTGCACGAGGCCCTGGCGGAGGCCGCGGCCGACGCGGACGTCCGCGCCGTCCTGCTCACCCACACCGGCACCACGTTCTGCGCCGGCGCGGACCTCACCGAGGCCGGCTCGGCGGACGCGGCCTCCGCCCCGCTCGGTCTGGCCCGGCTGCTCCGTACGGTCACGGAGCTGCCGAAGCCCGTGGTGGCGCGGGTGACCGGCCATGTGCGGGCGGGCGGGCTCGGCCTGCTGGGGTGCTGCGACATCTCGGTGGCGGGGCCGGGCACGAGCTTCGCGTTCACCGAGGCCCGGCTCGGCCTGGCGCCGGCGGTGATCTCCCTGCCGCTGCTGCCGCGGCTCGATCCGCGCGCCGCCGCCCGCTACTACCTCACGGGCGAACGGTTCGACGGGGACGAGGCGAGCCGGATCGGCCTCGTCACCGTCTCGGCGGAGGACCCGGACGCGGCGCTCGCCCCGATCCTGGACGGCCTGCGGCGGGCGTCCCCGCAGGGGCTGGCGGAGTCGAAGAAGCTGGTCACCGCCGACGTCCTGCGCCGGTTCGACCGGGACACCGGGGAGCTGGCCGGGCAGTCGGCCCGCCTCTTCGCCTCCGCCGAGGCCCGCGAGGGCATGACGGCCTTCCTGGAACGGCGGGGCCCGGCATGGGCGCGGTGA
- a CDS encoding metal-dependent transcriptional regulator, with translation MSGLIDTTEMYLRTILELEEEGVVPMRARIAERLDQSGPTVSQTVARMERDGLLSVAGDRHLELTEEGRRLATRVMRKHRLAECLLVDVIGLEWEQVHAEACRWEHVMSEAVERRVLELLQHPTESPYGNPIPGLEELGESGRSDPFLGEGVVSLVDLRPGAESKTVVVRRIGEPIQTDAQLMYTLRRAGVQPGSVVSVRESAGGVLIGSGGEAAELDADVASHVFVAKR, from the coding sequence ATGTCCGGACTCATCGACACCACGGAGATGTATCTCCGCACCATCCTGGAGCTTGAGGAGGAAGGTGTGGTGCCCATGCGCGCGCGGATCGCGGAACGGCTCGACCAGAGCGGTCCGACGGTCAGCCAGACGGTGGCGCGGATGGAGCGCGACGGGCTGCTGAGCGTGGCCGGGGACCGCCACCTGGAGCTGACCGAGGAGGGCCGCCGGCTGGCCACCCGCGTCATGCGCAAGCACCGGCTGGCCGAGTGCCTGCTGGTCGACGTCATCGGGCTGGAGTGGGAGCAGGTCCACGCCGAGGCGTGCCGCTGGGAGCACGTCATGAGCGAGGCCGTCGAGCGGCGCGTGCTGGAACTGCTGCAGCACCCCACGGAGTCCCCGTACGGCAACCCGATCCCGGGCCTGGAGGAGCTGGGCGAGTCCGGCCGGTCCGACCCGTTCCTCGGCGAGGGCGTGGTCAGCCTGGTCGATCTGCGCCCGGGCGCGGAGAGCAAGACGGTGGTCGTCCGGCGGATCGGCGAGCCGATCCAGACGGACGCCCAGCTGATGTACACGCTGCGGCGGGCCGGGGTGCAGCCGGGCTCGGTGGTGAGCGTCCGGGAGTCGGCGGGCGGCGTGCTGATCGGCAGCGGCGGGGAGGCCGCGGAGCTGGACGCGGATGTCGCCTCCCACGTGTTCGTGGCGAAGCGTTAG
- a CDS encoding SIS domain-containing protein has product MSDSTLPGNRPARLTAQLTTPRPGEDLPGRFLDAAADLLRRVRDEETGGILRAGSLIADTVTAGGRLFAFGAGHSSLPAQDVVYRAGGLALMNLLAVPGVTGVDVMPATLGSALERVDGLADAVLGTAPVRSGDLLVIISLSGRNALPVEMARGARARGLTVVGVTSVAYAAATKPQNPSGTFLKDHCDVVLDSKISVGDAELTADGIDAPFAPASTVVTSALMQAVMASAAGELAARGMTPPLLRSGNVDGGHDWNREVLDEYRDRIFHRHT; this is encoded by the coding sequence ATGAGCGACAGCACGCTTCCCGGGAACCGTCCCGCACGGCTCACGGCGCAGCTCACCACCCCCCGGCCCGGCGAGGACCTTCCCGGGCGGTTCCTCGACGCCGCCGCCGACCTGCTGCGGCGCGTCCGCGACGAGGAGACCGGCGGCATCCTCCGGGCCGGATCCCTGATCGCCGACACCGTCACCGCGGGCGGACGGCTCTTCGCGTTCGGCGCCGGGCACTCCTCGCTGCCCGCCCAGGACGTCGTCTACCGCGCGGGCGGTCTCGCCCTGATGAACCTGCTCGCCGTACCGGGCGTGACCGGAGTCGACGTCATGCCCGCCACCCTCGGCAGCGCACTCGAAAGGGTGGACGGGCTGGCGGACGCCGTCCTCGGCACGGCCCCGGTGCGGTCCGGCGATCTGCTCGTGATCATCTCGCTCTCCGGGCGCAACGCGCTGCCGGTGGAGATGGCCCGGGGCGCCCGGGCGCGCGGGCTGACGGTGGTCGGGGTCACCTCCGTCGCCTACGCCGCCGCCACCAAGCCGCAGAACCCCAGCGGCACCTTCCTCAAGGACCACTGCGACGTGGTCCTCGACAGCAAGATCTCCGTGGGGGACGCGGAACTGACCGCCGACGGCATCGACGCGCCCTTCGCCCCCGCCTCGACCGTCGTGACCAGCGCGCTGATGCAGGCCGTCATGGCCTCCGCCGCCGGCGAGCTCGCCGCGCGCGGGATGACTCCGCCGCTGCTGCGCTCCGGCAACGTCGACGGCGGCCACGACTGGAACCGCGAGGTCCTGGACGAGTACCGCGACCGGATCTTCCACCGGCACACCTGA